In Lonchura striata isolate bLonStr1 chromosome 38, bLonStr1.mat, whole genome shotgun sequence, the genomic stretch CCAAGACCGAGGAGGGTTTGGGCTTCAACATCATGGGGGGCAAGGAGCAGAACTCGCCCATCTACATCTCGCGCGTCATCCCCGGCGGCGTCGCCGACCGCCACGGCGGCCTCAAACGCGGTGACCAGCTGCTCAGCGTCAACGGCGTGGTGAGGATCCGgggggaattcccgggattttggggttttgggtggaaaaattggggttttgggtGGAAAAATTGGGGTTTGGAGTGGTTAAATTGGGGTTTGGAGTGGTTAAATTGGGGTTTGAAGGGTTaaattggggttttggggtggtttagGGGGTTTGGGTGGGATACGGGGCCTCAAACGCGGCGACCAGCTGCTCAGCGTCAACGGCGTGGTGAGGATCCGgggggaattcccgggattttggggttttgggtggaaaaattggggttttgggtGGAAAAATTGGGGTTTGGAGTGGTTAAATTGGGGTTTGAAGGGTTAaattgggtttttggggtggtttagGGGGTTTGGGTGGGATATGGGGCCTCAAACGCGGCGACCAGCTGCTCAGTGTCAATGGCGTGGTGAGGATCTGGGGGgaattcccaggattttgggggttttgggtggaaaaattggggttttgggtggttaaattggggttttgggtttttgggtgaTTAAATTGGGAGTTTGGGGTGGTTAAATTGGGGTTTGGAGTGGTCAaattgggttttggggtggttttgggtggtttgggTGGGATACGGGGGATCAGCTGCTCAGCGTCAACGGCGTGGTGAGGCTTCGgggggaattcccgggattttggggttttgggtggaAAAATTGGGGTTTGAAGGGTTAAATTGGGGTTTGAAGGGTTaaattggggttttggggtggtttagGGGGGTTTGGGTGGGATATGGGACCTCAAATGCGGCGACCAGCTGCTCAGCATCAACGGCGTGGTGAGGATCCGTGGGgaattcccaggattttgggggtttgggtggaaaaattggggttttgggtggaaaaattggagttttggggtggtttagGGGCATTTGGGTGGGATATGGGGCCTCAAACGCGGCGACCAGCTGCTCAGCGTCAACGGCGTGGTGAATGTTTGgggggaattcccgggattttgggggtttgggtggAAAAGTTGGGGTTTGGAGTGGTTAAATTGGGGTTTGAAGGGTTAAATtggagttttggggtggtttagGGGCATTTGGGTGGGATATGGGGCCTCAAACGCGGTGACCAGCTGCTCAGCGTCAACGGTGTGGTGAGGATCCGgggggaattcccgggattttgggggtttgggtggAAAAATTGGGGTTTGAAGGGTTaaattggggttttggggtggttttggggggtttgggtgggATATGGGGCCTCAAACGCGGCGACCAGCTGCTCAGCGTAAACGGCGTggtgaggatttgggggggattttggggttttggggtggttaaatgggggtttggggtagTTAAATAGGGGTTTGGAGCAGTTcagttgggattttgggtggtttttggggtcgGGGCTGGTTTCGGTTGGGTTTTTGGAGCCGGGGCATTTTTTGGatgggtttttgggtttgggacagtttttgggtgggattttgggatcggggcagtttttgggtgggtttttggggctcCATCCCGGGTTTTGGGGCGCAGAGCGTGGAGGGGGAGCAGCATGAGCGCGCGgtggagctgctgaagggattttgggtttggggcAGTTTCtgtctgggattttggggcctggtccatttttgggtgggtttttggtgttggggcagtttttggggctCCATCCCGGGTTTCGGGGCGCAGAGCGTGGAGGGGGAGCAGCACGAGCGCGCGgtggagctgctgaagggattttggggccggggcagtttttgggtgggattttgggatctggtccatttttgggtgggattttgggatcggggcagtttttggggctCCATCTGAGTTTTCGGGGCGCAGAGCGTGGAGGGGGAGCAGCACGAGCGCGCGGTGGAGCTGCTGAAGGCGGCGCAGGGCTCGGTGAAGCTCGTGGTCCGGTACACGCCGCGCGtgctggaggagatggaggCGCGCTTCGAGAAGCTGCGAACGGCGCGGCGCCGGCAGCACAACAGCTACTCGTGAGCGCCCGAGTCCCAAAATCCGGgcgcccaaatcccaaatcctgagcGCCCGAATCCCAAAATCCGGGCGcctaaatcccaaatcctgagcGCCCGAGTCCTGAGCGCCCGAGTCCCAAAATCCGGgcgcccaaatcccaaatccctgagcgCCCTAGTCCCAAAATCTGGgcgcccaaatcccaaatcctgagcgcccaaatcccaaaatctgggcgcccaaatcccagatccctgAGTGCCCGAATCCCAAAATCTGGGCgcccaaatcccaaaacctGAGCGCccgaatcccaaatcctgagcACCCAAATCCTGAGCGCCCGAATCCCAAAATCCGGGcatccaaatcccaaatcctgagcGCCCGAATCCCAAAATCCGGgcgcccaaatcccaaatcctgagcGCCCGAATCCCAAAATCCGGgcgcccaaatcccaaatcctgagcGCCCGAGTCCCAAAATCTGGGCGCCCAGATCCCAAAACCTGAGCGCCCGAATCCCAAAATCTGGGCgcccaaatcccaaaacctGAGCGCCCGAATCCCAAAATCTGGGcgcccaaatcccagatccctgAGTGcctaaatcccaaatcctgagcGCCCGAATCCCAAAATCCGGGCGCCCAAAACCCAAATCCTGAGCACCCAAAACCTGAGCGCCCGAGTCCCAAAATCCGGgcgcccaaatcccaaatcctgagcgcccaaatcccaaatcctgagcACCCAAATCCTGAGCGCCCGAGTCCCAAAATCCGGgcgcccaaatcccaaatccctgagcgCCCGAATCCCAAAATCCGGGCgcccaaatcccaaaacctGAGCACCCAAATCCTGAGCGCccgaatcccaaatcctgagtgcccaaatcccaaaacctGAGCACCCAAATCCTGAGCGCCGGAGTCCCAAAATCCGGGCgcccaaatcccaaaacctGAGCGCCCGAATCCCAAAATCTGGGCGCCCAAATCCCACATCCCTGAGTGCCTAAATCCCAAAATCTGGGcgcccaaatcccagatccctgAGCGCCCGAATCCCAAAATCTGGGCgcccaaatcccaaaacctGAGTGCCCGAGTCCCAAATCCTGAGTGCCCAAATCCTGAgcacccaaatcccaaatcctgagtgcccaaatcccaaatcctgagtGCCCAAATACTGAgcacccaaatcccaaatcctgagcgcccaaatcccaaatcctgagcGCCCGAGTCCCAAAATCTGGGCGCCCAAATCCCTGAGTGCCTAAATCCCAAAATCTGGGCGCCCAAATCCTAAATCCTGAgcacccaaatcccaaatcctgagcACCCAAATCCCTGGGTcctaaatcccaaatcctgagcgcccaaatcccaaaatcctgaaCTGCCCCCTGACCCCGCTGACCCcaccccaatttctccccacaGGTCGCTGGAATCGAGGGGGTAGAACCCCCCGGgatgccctgggacacccctgggaccacccgggaccccccaaaatcacctgggaccccccccaggacaccccaaaatcacctgggaccccccaggaTGCCCTGGGaccacccaggaccccccaaaatcacctgggacccccccccaggacaccccaaaatcacctgggacccccccaggacccctgggACTCCCCAAAATCATCTGGGACCCCCCGGgatgccctgggacacccctgggaccacccgggacccccaaaatcacctgggaccccccccaggacaccccaaaatcacctgggaccccccaggaTGCCCTGGGACcacccaggacaccccaaaatcacctgggaccccccaggaTGCCCTGGGaccacccaggaccccccaaaatcacctggcACCCCTCTGGGACCTCTCTGGgactccccaggaccccccaaagtcccccaggacaccccaaagTCACTTgcgacccccccgggaccccctgggacacccctgggaccaCCCGGGACACCCCAAAGTCACCTGGGACCCCTCTGGGACATCTCTGGtaccccccaaaatcacctgggacccccatccaggacaccccagagtcacctgggacccccacgGGACCCCTttgggaccccccaggaccctccgggaacccccaggaccccccaaaatcacccgggaccccccaggaccctctgggaccccccaggaccctctgggaccccccaggacccctctgggacccccccGTGTACATTGGGGGATTTCTGTACAGTATTTATTGGCGACTATTTAAAGTTGTGGCCCAGGTGGGTCACCTGagtcacctgagtgtcacctgagtgtcacctgagtgtcacctgagtgtcacctgtgtcacacctgtgtcacctgagtcacctgagtgtcacctgtgtcacacctgtgtcacctgtcacctgagtgtcacctgagtgtcacctgtgtcacctcagtgtcaactgtgtgtcacctgtgtcacctgtgtcacctgtcatctgtgtcacctgtgtgtcacctgagtgtcacctgagtgtcacccctgtgtcacctgtgtcacctgtgtcacctgtgtcacctgtcacctgagtgtcacctgtgtcacacctgtgtcacctgtcacctcagtgtcacctgtgtcacctgtgtcacctgtcacctgtgtgtcacctgtgtgtcacctgtgtcacctgtgtcacctgtcacctgtcacctgagtgtcacctgtgtgaCCTGATTGTcacctgtcacctgtgtcacacttgtgtcacctgtgtcacctgtgtgtcacctgtgtcacctgagtgtcacctgagtgtcacctgtgtgtcacctgagtcacctgagtgacacctgtgtcacacctgtgtcacctgtcacctgagtgtcacctgagtgtcacctgagtgtcacacctgtgtcacctgtgtcacctgtcatctgagtgtcacctgtgtcacctgtgtcacctgtgtcacctgtgtcacctgagtcacctgagtgtcacctgtgtcacacctgtgtcacctgtcatctgtgtcacctgtgtgtcacctgtcacctgagtgtcacccctgtgtcacctgtgtcacctgtgtcacctgtgtcacctgagtgtcacctgagtgtcacccctgtgtcacctgtgtcacctgtgtcacctgtcacctgtcacctgagtgtcacctgtgtcacctgtgtcacctgtcacctgagtgtcacctgagtgtcacctgtgtcacctgtcacctgtgtgtcacctgtgtgtcacctctgtcacctgtcacctgtcacctgagtgtcacctgtgtcacacctgtgtcacctgtcacctgtgtgtcacctgtgtgtcacctgtgtcacctgtgtcacctgtcacctgtcacctgagtgtcacctgagtgtcacctgagtgtcacctgtgtcacctgtcacctcagtgtcacctgtgtcacctgcgtCACctgtcacctgagtgtcacctgagtgtcacctgtgtcacctgtgtcacctgtcacctcagtgtcacctgagtgtcacctgtgtcacctgtgtcacctgtcacctcagtgtcacctgtgtcacctgtttcacacctgtgtcacctgcgtcacctgtgtcacctgagtgtcacctgagtgtcacgTGTCCGTCCCCaggcggggggggggggagggggtccAGGTGCCATTTTTgggtgggaaaatgggaaaattggtGGGGTGGTGTGTCGGTAACCATGGCAaccggggagggggcggggccacgTCTCCATGGCAACatggggggtgggggtggggcgGTTTCCATGGTgacggggggggaggggcgATCCCGTCTCCATGGCAACatggggggtgggggtggggcgGTTTCCATGGTGACGAGGGGGGAGGGGCGATCCCGTCTCCATGGCAACGCGGCTGATGATGATGCTCCGTCTCCATGGCGACCGCCATCAAGGGAAGCGCTCCCGTCTCCATGGCAACGGGGCGGATGATGCTCCGTCCCCATGGCAACGCCCGCGGGGGGAGGAGGGGGTGGTGCCGGGAATGGCCCATCCCCATGGCAacgcggggggcggggccgtcTCCATGGCAACGCGCAtgcgcgcccggccccgcccccgcccgaTGACATCacccccgccgcggccccgccccccgcgcgcTCCCATTGGCCGCTCGCCCCCAGGCCACGCCCCTCCCTCCCACCCGCCGAGGGGGCGGGGCCACGGCGCCGCCGGCGGCCCGGGGCGCGCTCCCATTGGTCGGCGCCGCCGTCAATCAGCGCCGCTCTTAAAGGGCCCGCGCAGCGTTTtgcggggccggccgggggggggggggggtcggTACcggggggggggcgggcggcggccgcggggctcgggcgggcccggGGCTCGCTGGGGGCCTGAACGGGCGCGGGGGCGACCGGCAGCGACCCCCCCCGGGGccccccctccccgccgggCCGCCTCCCTCCGCCGGAGCTGCCGCAGCGCCGCTCGGAGCCCAGGTAGGAGCagggcccgggacccccgggacccccgggacccccgggacccccgggacccccggcccgccgccggcaTCCGCATCCCGAGTCCCAAATCCGCATCCCGAATCCCAAATCCGCATCCCAAACCCGGCATCGCCATCCCGatcgcatcccggccccggcatCCGCATCCCGAATCCCAAATCCGCATCCCAAACCCGGCATCGCCATCCCGAtcccatcccggccccggcatcggcatccccaatcccaaatccgcATCCCGatcgcatcccggccccggcagccgcATCCCGAATCCCAAATCCGCATCCCGatcgcatcccggccccggcatCCGCATCCCGAATCCCAAATCCGCATCCCGAATCCCAAATCCGCATCCCAAACCCGGCATCGCCATCCcgatcccatccctgcctcggGAGCCGCATCCCAAACCCGGCAGCCGCATCCCGAATCCCAAATCCGCATCCCGAATCCCAAATCCGCATCCCGAATCCAGCGTCCCCATCCCGACCCCATCCCACCTCCGGCATTCGCATCCCAAACCCGGCATCGCCATCCCGGccccatcccggccccggcaTCCGCATCCCGAATCCCAAATTtgcatcccaaatccccatcctaAACCTGGCATtcccatcccggccccggcaTTCACATCCTGAATCCCAAATTCACATCCCAAACCCGGCATCGCCATCCCGGCCCCGGCATCCGCATCCCGAATCCCAAATCCGCATCCTGAATCCCAAATTCACATCCCAAACCCggcattcccatcccatccccatcccaagcccggcattcccatcccatccccatcccaagcCTGGCATTCCCATTCCGAATCCCAAATTTGCATCCCAAACCCGGCATTCCCATCCCAGCATCCGCATCCCAAATCTGAAATTCGCATCCCAAACTTGGCATTCCCATCCtggccccatcccagccccggCATctgcatcccaaatcccaaattctcaTCCCAAACCCggcatcccaaatcccaaattctcaTCCCAAACCCggcattcccatcccatccccatcccaagcCCGGCATCCCCATCCCGAATCCCAAATTCACATCCCAAATCCGGCATCCCCATCCCGGCCCCGCAGCCGTGTCCCGcatcctgatcccatccccgggcccggccccgctgtccccatcccgatcccattcccggaATCTCCATCCCACCTCtgacatcccaaatcccatcctaaaccccatctccatcccaaattccccatctccatcccaccTCCGacatcccgatcccgatccctccatcccaaacccccaaacccccatcccaaatcccccatcccaaaattcccattccaaattctccatccccatcccaaacccccaaacccccatcccaaatcccccatcccaaaattcccatcccaaattccccatctccatcccaaacccccaaatccccatcccaaaccccccatcccaaattcccaaactcccccatcccaaaccccatcccaaacccccatcccaaattccccaacccaaattccccatcccaaaccccaccccaaaccccccaccccaaattcccaaacccaaattccccatcccaaatccaaaccccagccccatcccaaattccccatcccaaacctcatcccaaacccaaattcccatcccaaacccccatcccaaaccccccaccccaaattcccaaacccaaattccccatcccaaacccccatcccaaattcccaaattcccaaacccaaattccccatcccaaatccaaaccccagccccatcccaaaccccatcccaaacctccatcccaaaccccccaccccaaattcccaaacccaaattccccatcccaaacccccatcccaaattcccaaattccccatcccaaaccccccaccccaaattcccaaacccaaattccccatcccaaacccccatcccaaattcccaaattcccaaattccccgtCCCAAactccccatccccatcccgatCCCATCCCCCCTCCagcacatccccctgccccattTCATCCCAGCACCCCCCCACTGCGTCCCACTGCACCCCCCATtgcccccagctgtgcccaggtgtgcccggctgtgcccaggtgtgcccagcagtgcccaggtgtgcccaggtgtgcccagcagtgcccagctgtgcccggctgtgcccaggtgtgcccaggtgtgcccggctgtgcccaggtgtgcccagctgtgcccaggatgTGGGGCCCACCTGCAGAATGGTTTAGGACTCCTGGGGTGGggtcaggaccccccaaaatgggTCAGGACTGGAGCAGTTCTGGGTACTGGCCCCATATCCCCTCAcccaggtgcgcccaggtgcgcccaggtgagctcaggtgcgcccaggtgtgcccaggatGATGTGCGAGGTGCTGCCCACCATCAGCCAGGACCCCCAGAGTGGTTCAGGACCCCCAGAGTGGTTCAGTCCCAGATCCAGCACTGACATCTCCGTtactgtgtctcctcccaggtgtctccaggtgtccccaggtgtctccaGGTGCCTccaggtgcgcccaggtgcgcccaggtgcCCAGGATGATGTGCGAGGTGCTGCCCACCATCAGCCAGGACCCCCAGAGTGGTTCAGGACCCCCAGATTGGATCCATCCCAGATCCAGCACTGACATCTCCCTtactgtgtctcctcccaggtgctcccaggtTCTCCCAGGTGTCTCCAGGTGTCTccaggtgcgcccaggtgcgcccaggtgcCCAGGATGATGTGCGAGGTGCTGCCCACCATCAGCGAGGACCCgcggcggggctcgggcgcGGCCGaggagccggggctggagcagctgatgGTGCAGATGCTGCGGGAGCGCGAGCGGCTGCTGGAGACGCTGCGCGACACGCAGGAGGGGCTGAACACGGCGCACCTGCGCCTGCGCGACCTGGCCCACGAGCGGGACCTGCTGCAGCGGCAGCTCAACAGCGCCCTGCCCCAGGTGAGCGCGGGGcgggagtgcccaggtgtgcccaggtgtgcccaggtgtgcccaggtgtgctcaggtgagctcaggtgtgcccaggtgtgcccaggtgtgccccaggtgtgttcaggtgtgcccccaggtgtgccccaggtgtgcccaggtgtgctcaggtgtgttcaggtgtgccccaggtgtgcccaggtgtgcccaggtgtgctcaggtgtgcccaggtgtgctcaggtgtgctcaggtgtgttaGGTGTGCCCACGAGCGGAACCTGCTGCAGCGGCAGCTCAACAGCGCCCTGCCCCAGGTGAGCGCGGGGcgggagtgcccaggtgtgcccaggtgtgcccaggtgtgcccaggtgtgttcaggtgtgcccaggtgtgcccaggtgtgccccaggtgagctcaggtgtgttcaggtgtgcccaggtgtgcccaggtgtgctcccaggtgtgcccaggtgtgctcaggtgtgcccaggtgtgccccaggtgagctcaggtgtgttcaggtgtgcccaggtgtgttcaggtgtgcccaggtgtgcccaggtgtgcccaggtgtgttcaggtgtgcccaggtgtgctcaggtgtgctcaggtgtgcccaggtgtgctcaggtgtgttcaggtgtgttcaggtgtgcccaggagtgcccaggtgtgctcaggtgtgttcaggtgtgcccaggtgtgctcaggtgtgcccagatgtgttcaggtgtgttcaggtgtgttcaggtgtgcccaggtgtgttcaggtgtgcccaggtgtgcccaggtgtgctcaggtgtgctcaggtgtgttcaggtgtgccccaggtgtgcccaggtgtgttcaggtgtgtTAGGTGTGCCCACGAGCGGGACCTGCTGCAGCGGCAGCTCAACAGCGCCCTGCCCCAGGTGAGCGCGGGGcgggagtgcccaggtgtgcccaggtgtgcccaggtgtgcccaggtgtgtcccaggtgtgttcaggtgtgcccaggtgtgcccaggtgtgctcaggtgtgtcccaggtgtgttcaggtgtgcccaggtgtgcccaggtgtgctcaggtgtgtcccaggtgtgtcccaggtgtgttcaggtgtgcccaggtgtgcccaggtgtgcccaggtgtgctcaggtgtgtcccaggtgtgttcaggtgtgcccaggtgtgctcaggtgtgccccaggtgtgcccaggtgtgttcaggtgtgcccaggtgtgttcaggtgtgcccaggtgtgctcaggtgtgcccaggtgtgttcaggtgtgttcaggtgtgttcaggtgtgcccaggtgtgcccaggtgtgttcaggtgtgccCACGAGCGGGACCTGCTGCAGCGGCAGCTCAACAGCGCCCTGCCCCAGGTGAGCGCGGGGcgggagtgcccaggtgtgcccaggtgtgcccaggtgtgctcaggtgtgcccaggtgtgcccaggtgtgcccaggtgtgttcaggtgtgttcaggtgtgcccaggtgtgctcaggtgtgttcaggtgtgccccaggtcaGCTCAGGTGTGTTCAGATGTGccccaggtgagctcaggtgtgcccaggtgtgttcaggtgtgcccaggtgtgcccaggtgtgttcaggtgtgccCACGAGCGGGACCTGCTGCAGCGGCAGCTCAACAGCGCCCTGCCCCAGGTGAGCGCGGGgcgggtgtgcccaggtgtgcccaggtgtgcccaggtgtgttcaggtgtgcccaggtgtgttcaggtgtgttcaggtgtgcccaggtgtgtcccaggtgtgcccaggtgtgcccaggtgtgcccaggtgtgttcaggtgtgcccaggtgtgccccaggtgagctcaggtgtgttcaggtgtgcccaggtgtgcccaggtgtgctcaggtgtgttcaggtgtgccCACGAGCGGGACCTGCTGCAGCGGCAGCTCAACAGCGCCCTGCCCCAGGTGAGCGCGGGGCGGGAGTGCCcaggagtgcccaggtgtgcccaggtgtgttcaggtgtgcccaggtgtgcccaggtgtgcccaggagtgcccaggtgtgcccaggtgtgttcaggtgtgctcaggtgtgcccaggtgtgctcaggtgtacccaggtgtgcccaggtgtgttcaggtgtgccCACGAGCGGGACCTGCTGCAGCGGCAGCTCAACAGCGCCCTGCCCCAGGTGAGCGCGGGGcgggagtgcccaggtgtgcccaggtgtgcccaggtgtgcccaggtgtgtcccaggtgtgttcaggtgtgcccaggtgtgcccaggtgtgctcaggtgtgtcccaggtgtgcccaggtgtgcccaggtgtgtcccaggtgtgttcaggtgtgcccaggtgtgcccaggtgtgctcaggtgtgtcccaggtgtgcccaggtgtgcccaggtgtgttcaggtgtgcccccaggtgtgcccaggtgagctcaggtgtgttcaggtgtgcccaggtgtgttcaggtgatctcaggtgagctcaggtgtgctcaggtgtgttcaggtgtgttcaggtgtgtTTAGGTgatctcaggtgtgcccaggtattcccaggtg encodes the following:
- the LIN7B gene encoding protein lin-7 homolog B — encoded protein: MAALSGDALGLERDVSRAVELLERLQRSGELPPQKLQALQRVLQSKFCSAIREVYEQLYDTLDIAGSPEIRAHATAKATVAAFAASEGHAHPRVVELPKTEEGLGFNIMGGKEQNSPIYISRVIPGGVADRHGGLKRGDQLLSVNGVSVEGEQHERAVELLKAAQGSVKLVVRYTPRVLEEMEARFEKLRTARRRQHNSYSSLESRG